A genomic region of Granulicella sp. L56 contains the following coding sequences:
- the rpsB gene encoding 30S ribosomal protein S2: MASITMKELLEAGVHFGHQTKRWNPKMKEYIFGERNGIYIIDLQKTLKMFKEASKFVTDLTSTGKLILFVGTKRQAQDAIAEEATRAGMPYINSRWLGGLLTNWVTVQKSVKRLTELDDMSTDGRYELLTKKEVIKLERERKHLTTNLAGIKTMKRLPDAIFVVDSNNEAIAVAEARKLGIPVVAVVDTNCDPTVVDYVIPGNDDALRAIRLFTTKIADSAYEGVQMVSERAFASEVADVQQSEVAAEHVGEEGEVAEVQASASPEAAVEDDENVDLEAVLGGGIRKAPSAATIDEPETIAAETGA; the protein is encoded by the coding sequence ATGGCAAGTATCACAATGAAGGAACTGCTCGAAGCTGGTGTTCACTTCGGGCATCAGACCAAGCGCTGGAACCCCAAGATGAAGGAATACATCTTCGGCGAGCGCAACGGAATCTACATCATCGACCTGCAGAAGACGCTGAAGATGTTCAAGGAAGCGTCCAAGTTCGTCACCGACCTTACCTCCACCGGCAAGCTCATTCTCTTCGTCGGCACCAAGCGCCAGGCGCAGGATGCCATCGCCGAAGAGGCCACCCGCGCAGGCATGCCTTACATCAACAGCCGCTGGCTGGGTGGTCTGCTCACCAACTGGGTCACCGTGCAGAAGTCGGTCAAGCGCCTTACCGAGTTGGACGACATGTCCACCGATGGCCGCTACGAGCTGCTCACCAAGAAGGAAGTCATCAAGCTCGAGCGCGAGCGCAAGCACCTGACCACCAACCTCGCCGGTATCAAGACCATGAAGCGCCTCCCTGACGCGATCTTCGTCGTTGACTCCAACAACGAAGCTATCGCTGTCGCCGAGGCCCGCAAGCTCGGTATCCCGGTCGTCGCCGTCGTCGACACCAACTGCGACCCGACCGTGGTCGACTACGTGATCCCCGGCAACGACGACGCTCTCCGCGCCATCCGCCTCTTCACCACCAAGATCGCGGACTCGGCCTACGAAGGCGTCCAGATGGTCTCCGAGCGTGCCTTCGCCAGCGAAGTTGCTGATGTCCAGCAATCTGAAGTTGCCGCTGAGCATGTAGGCGAAGAGGGCGAAGTTGCTGAGGTTCAGGCCTCCGCCAGCCCCGAGGCAGCCGTCGAAGACGACGAAAACGTCGATCTCGAAGCCGTCCTCGGTGGTGGCATCCGCAAGGCGCCATCTGCCGCGACCATCGACGAGCCTGAGACCATCGCTGCCGAGACCGGAGCCTAA
- the rpsI gene encoding 30S ribosomal protein S9, producing MADLIQYYGTGRRKSSIARVFLRPGSGNFTVNKKDVDVYFVTAQQRAAARRSLGIADIGETFDVITTVKGGGVMGQADAVKLGIARALMVFNPELRKALKAEGLVTRDSRGKERKKYGQKGARARFQFSKR from the coding sequence ATGGCAGATCTGATCCAATACTACGGAACCGGCCGTCGCAAGTCTTCGATTGCGCGCGTCTTCCTGCGTCCCGGCAGCGGCAACTTCACCGTCAACAAGAAGGACGTTGACGTCTACTTCGTCACCGCCCAGCAGCGCGCCGCAGCCCGCCGCTCGCTCGGCATCGCCGACATCGGCGAGACCTTCGACGTTATCACCACCGTTAAGGGTGGCGGCGTCATGGGACAGGCCGATGCCGTCAAGCTCGGCATCGCCCGCGCTCTCATGGTCTTCAATCCTGAGCTGCGCAAGGCGCTCAAGGCAGAAGGCCTCGTTACCCGTGACTCGCGTGGTAAAGAGCGTAAGAAGTATGGCCAGAAGGGCGCTCGCGCTCGCTTCCAGTTCTCGAAGCGATAA
- the rplM gene encoding 50S ribosomal protein L13: protein MSTTIPSGKDIKRKWFVIDATGKTLGRLSTQAASVLAGKLNPLYTPYIDMGDHVIVINAEKIVLTGLKSNTKLYRRYTGFPGGLREESFVKLLARRPEAIVEQSIKGMLPKSKMGRQMATKLKVYKGSQHPHLAQQPVAMDFHASNAPKA from the coding sequence ATGTCCACCACTATCCCCAGCGGCAAAGATATTAAGCGCAAGTGGTTTGTCATCGACGCCACCGGCAAGACCCTCGGTCGTCTTTCCACGCAGGCCGCAAGCGTTCTCGCAGGCAAGCTCAATCCGCTCTACACCCCTTATATCGATATGGGCGATCACGTCATCGTCATCAATGCCGAAAAGATCGTCCTCACGGGCCTCAAGTCCAACACCAAGCTCTATCGCCGTTACACCGGCTTCCCCGGCGGTCTGCGTGAAGAGTCCTTCGTCAAGCTGCTCGCCCGCCGTCCTGAAGCAATCGTCGAGCAGTCGATCAAGGGCATGCTTCCCAAGTCCAAGATGGGCCGTCAGATGGCCACCAAGCTCAAGGTTTACAAGGGCAGCCAGCATCCGCATCTCGCCCAGCAGCCCGTAGCGATGGATTTTCACGCCTCCAACGCTCCTAAGGCCTAG
- a CDS encoding acyltransferase, with amino-acid sequence MPERKPSRFYRPELDALRFFAFLCVFQHHVPFTLGLDRIFPARIQELKEAGAYGVCLFFLLSAYLITELLCKERDETNSVHLKAFYIRRVLRIWPLYFVFLGFGVVFGIVMPHFRVEHYRVLAFLLLAGNWYTSYFGFTLNPISPLWSISVEEQFYLLIPTIMKHGGRRAIWAVSALFFIVSYGVLAWLGQHDASVNIRVWTNSLVQFQFFAAGCMLAIGLRARVPKLRVYWRIACVGGGVALWMASTHVTRHIDVHPGAARLCVMYGMILAGTVLIFLGFLGLKASLIPKGLRYLGQISYGLYVFHEFIGDSISSAAKHWPHSGLRGSPFSGALDLALTIGVAALSYQFLERPFLRLKERYTFIKSRPA; translated from the coding sequence ATGCCGGAACGCAAACCCAGCAGATTCTATCGGCCAGAACTGGATGCGTTGCGGTTCTTCGCTTTTCTGTGCGTCTTTCAGCACCATGTGCCCTTCACACTGGGCCTCGATCGAATTTTCCCCGCGCGTATTCAAGAGTTGAAGGAGGCCGGCGCTTATGGGGTTTGCCTCTTCTTTCTGCTGAGCGCCTATTTGATTACGGAGCTGCTGTGCAAAGAACGCGATGAGACGAACAGCGTTCACCTGAAGGCGTTTTACATACGGCGCGTGCTGCGCATCTGGCCGCTCTATTTTGTATTTCTAGGCTTTGGCGTAGTCTTTGGCATCGTCATGCCACACTTCAGAGTGGAACACTACCGTGTCCTCGCGTTTCTTCTGCTGGCCGGCAACTGGTACACAAGTTATTTTGGCTTTACCCTGAATCCCATCTCGCCTTTATGGAGCATCTCGGTCGAGGAGCAGTTCTATCTGCTGATTCCGACGATCATGAAGCATGGCGGCAGGCGTGCAATCTGGGCGGTCTCCGCTCTCTTTTTCATCGTGTCGTATGGTGTGCTGGCGTGGCTGGGACAACATGACGCCAGCGTGAACATCAGGGTGTGGACGAACAGCCTGGTGCAGTTCCAGTTTTTTGCTGCCGGGTGCATGTTAGCGATCGGGCTGCGTGCGCGAGTTCCAAAGCTGAGAGTGTATTGGCGCATAGCTTGCGTGGGGGGCGGTGTGGCCCTTTGGATGGCTTCTACCCATGTGACCCGCCATATCGATGTTCATCCCGGCGCCGCGAGGCTGTGCGTGATGTATGGCATGATCCTCGCCGGCACGGTGCTCATCTTCCTGGGATTCCTGGGATTGAAGGCTTCGCTGATACCAAAGGGCCTGCGCTATCTTGGGCAGATATCGTATGGCCTGTACGTCTTCCATGAATTTATCGGCGACTCGATCTCTTCAGCGGCGAAGCACTGGCCGCATTCAGGCCTAAGAGGCTCGCCCTTCAGCGGCGCCCTCGATCTCGCGCTTACGATCGGCGTGGCTGCACTCTCCTATCAATTTTTGGAGAGGCCCTTCCTGCGGCTGAAGGAACGCTATACGTTCATCAAGTCGAGGCCTGCGTGA
- a CDS encoding ABC transporter permease: protein MNKLVVGNLVHRPLRSIISAFAVAIEVIMILSIAAIMLGQLNGQRTSQSGIGMDMVVHPGAATNLIGMSGAAASIQVADVLRGLPHVEVAAPVNIQLTSGKTLENIYGIDYASYNALRPFVFVAGGPFQHPDDLIIDDLEAARGFKIGDTVEVLHHPFHICGIVQHGKGGRKFIPITTMNEIGGTPGKASMFYLRTENNPQFQADVRKEVLATPGMQEYNIETLAELLANLSPEKLPGFNIGLHVVIGIAVLIGFLVIFQSMYTAVMERTREIGILKSLGASRLYIITVVLRETGLLAISGIILGVGLTYLMRAIFHYKFPTLAFAVTPEWVATAVVIAFSGAILGAFYPAIKAARKDPIDALSYE, encoded by the coding sequence ATGAATAAACTGGTTGTCGGTAATCTCGTCCATCGTCCGCTGCGCTCGATCATCAGTGCCTTCGCTGTAGCCATTGAAGTCATCATGATCCTCTCCATCGCTGCCATCATGCTTGGTCAGTTGAATGGTCAGCGCACCAGTCAGAGCGGCATCGGCATGGACATGGTCGTGCATCCCGGTGCAGCCACGAACCTCATCGGCATGTCCGGCGCCGCCGCTTCGATTCAGGTTGCCGATGTTCTGCGCGGCCTGCCTCATGTTGAGGTTGCGGCTCCAGTCAACATCCAGCTAACCTCCGGCAAGACCCTCGAAAACATCTACGGCATCGACTATGCCAGCTATAACGCCCTTCGCCCCTTCGTCTTCGTTGCGGGCGGTCCCTTTCAGCATCCGGATGACCTTATCATCGATGATCTTGAAGCCGCCCGTGGCTTCAAGATCGGCGACACCGTGGAGGTCTTGCACCATCCCTTCCATATCTGCGGTATCGTCCAGCATGGCAAAGGCGGTCGCAAGTTCATCCCCATCACGACCATGAACGAGATCGGCGGAACTCCCGGCAAAGCCAGCATGTTCTACCTCCGCACCGAAAACAATCCGCAATTTCAGGCCGACGTTCGCAAAGAGGTCCTTGCTACTCCTGGTATGCAGGAATACAACATCGAGACCCTTGCCGAACTGCTCGCCAATCTCTCCCCGGAAAAGCTGCCCGGCTTCAACATCGGCCTTCACGTTGTCATCGGCATCGCGGTGCTCATCGGCTTCCTCGTCATCTTTCAGTCCATGTACACCGCCGTCATGGAGCGCACCCGCGAGATCGGCATCCTCAAATCGCTCGGCGCCTCCCGCCTCTACATCATTACGGTGGTGCTGCGAGAGACCGGCTTGCTGGCTATTTCGGGGATCATCCTTGGAGTGGGCCTCACCTATCTCATGCGGGCCATCTTCCACTACAAATTCCCAACGCTGGCGTTCGCAGTTACGCCGGAGTGGGTCGCGACTGCGGTCGTCATCGCCTTTAGCGGCGCTATTCTGGGGGCCTTCTATCCTGCTATCAAAGCAGCACGCAAAGATCCTATCGACGCTTTGTCTTATGAGTAG